A single Branchiostoma floridae strain S238N-H82 chromosome 11, Bfl_VNyyK, whole genome shotgun sequence DNA region contains:
- the LOC118426504 gene encoding sodium-dependent lysophosphatidylcholine symporter 1-B-like, with product MAADEKSAMTPDDDAEVKPKLTLREKLCYGVGMLTGPMMIDVLGIYCNVFLVEVAQIPPLFVSAIVFTSRFWDVIANLIVAKLIDKTNTRWGRMMPWVLGAGILLVPVYFLLWYVPDLGTNGKVAYYFVLYLAMVLLQTSHNVPYRTLAMYMSEDPKERDAATLFRSLFEMVAIVAGVAIHGQIVAAFDPRLEQCKNITNGNSTVTSHSLEKAETGYLVAAGSLCGVAILATAAVVFGVRERKDIVQEHADAPDEPFMKSMKEAITFRPNVDCLVVSFCFEMAMLTLEGTSALFVQYSLDLVDHVQNVLLVFVISVVFFMPVIDVLVEKFGKRKTFMVSSLVSIPLYIACQFLPARSVAATYPVVILLGFIGASPVFIPWTMVTDVVDDYRVKTGKQLDTIFFSLSLFAFRLAAAVALGLTAIALKIGGYITGYCVQPAEVGFTLRLLMSVVPTGLTLIGLVFLWRYPITTERQQRNKVALEEMKKAKNQEEFKNGNLLANGEKQQRQRLLQIDSIIDDIDESVRDTDYDGDFALSSDVDLSHLEDSARDTDYETDFGLASDVDLTLLKNCKETTL from the exons atggcggccgatgaGAAGTCCGCCATGACACCTGATGATGACGCAGAGGTCAAACCGAAGTTGACCTTGCGGGAGAAGCTGTGTTACGGAGTGGGCATGCTCACGGGTCCGATGATGATTGACGTGTTAGGCATCTACTGTAACGTCTTCTTGGTGGAAGTGGCTCAG aTTCCACCACTCTTTGTATCGGCTATTGTTTTCACCAGTAGGTTTTGGGACGTCATCGCCAACCTGATTGTCGCGAAACTTATCGACAAGACCAACACAAGATGGGGACGGATGATGCCCTg GGTCCTGGGAGCGGGCATCCTTCTCGTTCCCGTGTACTTCCTGTTGTGGTACGTGCCGGATTTAGGGACGAACGGAAAAGTTGCGTACTACTTTGTCCTGTACCTGGCCATGGTGCTACTTCAAACG TCGCATAACGTTCCGTACCGGACCTTGGCCATGTACATGAGTGAGGACCCGAAAGAAAGAGACGCAGCCACGCTTTTCA GATCACTGTTTGAGATGGTTGCCATAGTAGCGGGTGTGGCCATCCATGGACAGATAGTGGCAGCGTTTGACCCCAGGCTGGAGCAGTGTAAGAACATCACTAACGGCAACAGTACCGTCACGTCACACTCACTAGAGAAGGCG GAGACGGGCTATCTGGTAGCGGCAGGTTCGCTCTGTGGAGTTGCAATACTGGCCACGGCCGCTGTGGTGTTTGGAGTCAGAGAGAGAAAAG ATATAGTCCAGGAGCACGCGGACGCCCCTGACGAACCCTTCATGAAGAGCATGAAGGAAGCGATAACATTCCGGCCTAATGTAGACTGCCTGGTGGTGTCCTTCTGCTTTGAAATGGCCATGCTG aCTCTGGAGGGAACGTCAGCCTTATTCGTGCAATACTCACTGGATCTGGTGGACCATGTGCAGAACGTTCTACTGGTTTTTGTG ATATCCGTCGTTTTCTTCATGCCTGTTATAGACGTATTGGTCGAAAAATTCGGAAAGAGAAAAACGTTTATGGTTTCTTCTTTG GTATCTATCCCACTGTACATTGCGTGTCAGTTCCTCCCCGCCCGGAGTGTAGCAGCGACCTATCCCGTGGTCATTCTGTTGGGATTCATTGGCGCTTCCCCGGTATTCATCCCGTG GACGATGGTGACTGACGTGGTTGACGACTACCGAGTGAAGACGGGGAAGCAGCTGGACACCATCTTCTTCAGCCTGAGCCTGTTCGCCTTCAGACTAGCTGCTGCAGTCGCGCTGGGACTCACCGCCATCGCCTTAAA AATCGGCGGCTACATAACAGGCTACTGTGTTCAGCCTGCCGAAGTGGGCTTTACGTTGAGATTACTCATGTCCGTCGTCCCTACGGGCCTCACGCTGATTGGTCTGGTCTTCCTCTGGCGTTATCCAATCACGACAGAGAGACAACAGAGAAACAAGGTGGCCCTGGAGGAGAT GAAAAAAGCAAAAAATCAAGAAGAATTCAAGAACGGCAATCTTCTTGCAAACGGCGAGAAACAGCAAAGGCAACGTCTTCTCCAGATAGACAGTATTATAGACGACATAGACGAGTCTGTCAGGGATACGGATTATGACGGCGACTTTGCCCTGTCTTCGGACGTGGATCTATCTCACCTGGAAGACTCGGCAAGAGACACGGACTACGAGAcagactttggcttagcttctGACGTAGATCTCACTCTTCTAAAGAACTGCAAGGAGACAACGTTGTAA